DNA sequence from the Liolophura sinensis isolate JHLJ2023 chromosome 1, CUHK_Ljap_v2, whole genome shotgun sequence genome:
CGGGTGGGTACGTAGGATAAATGACCCGCGGCACACAATGGAGCCAGCGTTAAATTGTTTTACACAAACAGATGCTGTAACACTGTTTTATTTCGTTCCATTAAGGGACATAACTCCATTTTCATTTCAGCAGGTTAACAAGTATTTCTATCCGTAAACAAAGTGTTTCTATCCCTGAGGAACGTAGAATAACTCGTTCTCCActaacacaaaatatttatgtatgtgctCATCTAAATCACATTAAACGGCTTCTctaagaatatttcttttacatgttAATTAGTTGTGCTTCCTTACTACTGTCATTTAAACCCATGAAGCCTCTTCggtcagttttgttttaatagGTCGCTTGTGGCGCTCAGAGTGCTGTTTCAATCTGACCCTGGCTATGTGACATACTGCACAAACTGGGTACCTTCAATTTCATCAAACTCTTCcatcaacattttaaaatagctAAACAGTCTTTTACAGTCATAATCCTCCACGGCACAGCCTGCAATGCTTTTAAATTCCAAAATTAGCTTTTGTAAAATGGGAAATGGTGTGGTAACcttattttcatgattttctgCCCAAACGTTCTTCTCAGGAATAAAGTAATCTGGAAGATGTTCCTGTTGTGCAAACGTCAGGAGTTCCTCTAGTATCTTCATGGTACACGCCCCAATACTGTTCTTACTGTCACATTTGTCCGTGTGATGAAGAACAGCAGTCTTAAGCATATACGATGTTAGCGACCTCAACCTGCCGTATTTTCTCCTGCAAACGACCTTGAAAATTTTATATATCTTCTCGTGCACGTCGCTCAGACTTTTCATCTTTTCTGTTTCTTTCGACGAGTGAGAAATTCTCCAGCAACAACAGTCAACTGATGAACCATGTTTGCAATAATCATTTCTACCCGGTACCACATGGCAGTGTTTGTCTGCTCCTTCGCCTTCTGGATTGCACTCTGGCGGACGGTAGACGATTGCTGGTGTTATATCCATAGTTAGCGtaatacatttcaaaatgtCGTCGTCAGGAAGTGTTTTTGTTGTCCATACTAACTGCAGTAAAGTGTTGGGGCCCCAGTTGCTTGATATGTGCTCATGTAGACGTAGAAAGCCGCACCCCTTGTCAATTCTCACATTTTGCACCCAGTTCCAACTGCCCGTGAAAAGTTTTTTGTACGCTTCCTCCAGACAGCGTCCGTAGTAACTGCTTATTGTGTAAGGGCGTAAAAAATTATCTTTGGGTGAGCTTTCTAACTCAGCGTTCATTCTTTTAAGCTCGGGGTCAGTAAACAGGACATGAGTGTAGCCGGGACAGTCGGGACATTCACTGCGGAACTCCACACGACCGGGTTGAGATAACACGTCAAGTTCAACCAGAAAGTCAAACTCGTTGGGTTCCTCTACCTTTGTCCCCTCATAGAAACTACCCCGAGACAGAATCTTCGATCCGCTGAACAAGGGATACGCCGTTGCGAAGGAAACTTTATGCACAAGTTTTCTCACCAGTTCCTCAACAGCCTCTTTTAAATCATTCACGACCTCCTTGGAAACTTTAAACACACACTTCTCTTCGTGAATCTCCTCAAGAAATCTGTTTAAAATTTCACAGTCTTTCGACATCTTGATTTTTCAAATCTTCTGGGCAGTTGTACACCTAATCATTGAAGTCAGTTACACACAGGCTGAAAAAATTCACCGACATTGGCGAAGGGATGCAAGTGCGTACGGTATGCTACTATGCTTGATACAATATACAGCTTTAGTAGCGTGTCTAAATATTCCTGGCGGAATCCTCAGTGTCAACCGACTGGAAAGCTGTATTTCCAATTAGTCTGTTCCAGAGGGCGATGCACAAATATATCTGTAGTAAAGCCTCTATACGCCACAATTATTTCCACCCGCTGTGAAAGTGAAAATAACCAGAACGCGGAAAATACGGTGATCTCACTGCTGTACACGTACATCAATTACGACGTTCCCACCATGTGAGACCACACTTGatcaataacaacaacaacgacagcaATGTGTAGGCCTAAAATTTCAGCACGGCTGGCACTTTCTTGTCGTGTTAATGAAGCACAACAACGTCCCTCTATATCCGATACCGGTGTAGATGAAATTAGTGCAATAATTCCACAATGAATTCGAGATACACTTGTCTTTCGGAGATTTCACATTTTGCTTCCAGCGTCCGTGCTCACAGCTGTGTAAGCTAGGGGCTGACGTGTGGAAGTAGGCCGTTTGTATAGTGGGCCTAGGCCTGTCTGACCTGTGTTGAGTAAAACCAGGACAACCTCTGCTCTCACAGGAGTGCAGACCGTGACCTACTTAATAATGTAATCTTTCTTGGTTTTAAATGTAACTCCGGTAAAAAATTTCAATAACTCCGATAAAAGAGATGTAAATCTCGCTACACGAAGATGAAGAGGCAACAGAATTGCATCAGGCTTTCGGTGTGCCATAGTCAGACAAGTGGAAAATTCGATCACCTAAAAAAGTTTGTTAACATTAATCACTGGAGCGGAATAGATTGTAATATAAAATTATAATAGAGTTTTTCCCAAGAACATTTCAATCTATTTAAGAATAAGCCTTTTACTTACATTAAGAAGCGTCGTGTCTTATAATTAAcgtatataatttatattaatttgattcttgttttacgccatactcatgaatatttcacacgGTGTTACGCTCATAACATCTGCGGGTATACCTCGGCAGGCTTTCACCTCACCCGCTGATAAAGGTAGCAGGATTTCTCTTTATTGACCTACTTAGGGAAGCCCAGCACAATGAATATTTACAAGCAGCGTCAACCAATGAAACACTTCTTCACCTGGGCTGTTTGGTCGAACAATATTTACCTAGACAACGGGGATGTGGCAAGCTTTACTGGCGCGCAAGATGGCTACTTCTTCAGGGGGTGCTGCCAACATTTCCAACATCTGCCTTTTATGTCGGAAAACAGGGCCAATCACAAGAGGTAATGCGAATAACGGACCCAGAATTCTGTGACAAAGTACTGACTCTGTCGCATGTTCGAACTTTGTATGTTTGCACTGTTtgtacaaataaattaaataaagcaGACATCCGACTAAAACAACTGGAAAGATGCCAACCCCAGTTGGAGGTGGAAAAGGAAAAGGTACAAGAGTCATTGGGCCACTTCAAAAGGAACTATTTACCCGCTAGTTCCCGATCCAGGGTCTCTTTCACTGACGCTGATGCAAATAGGCCTAGTTCACAGAGGAGACCTTCACAACCGAACTTGTATCATGTGTGATAGGCAGCGCTTCAAAACACAATGACTTCCCACTGCCAGTCGGTATATAAACAAGACTATCATTTTTCAGTACCGCTGTATTTGCAAGAACAGTTTCAGGCTTTCAATTCattaatgttgaaaaaattgttcaatCTCTTCTCCTACTCCTTCCTCCAGCTGGTAAGCTGAGTCGGCCATGTTGTACGAGTGGTTAGTTCATCACGTGACTAAACCATCcaataacattttgtgtaagGATTTTCTTTATCTCTGGGGCATTTCGGCCATTTGATTGGCTCTTTGATAACTATGATAACTGGACCACCAGGTTCAATAACGAGAATGCTGCTACCTTTATCAGCGGGTGAGATGAAAGCCTGCTGAGGTATACCCGCTGATGTTATGAGCGTAACACGGTGTTAGCTACCACAAACGTTCTCAGCGCCTACTGCAAATGAAAATCTTACACATTATCTTGTGCATTTCTTGAGAATGAGATTTTTCAGCATTTCTACTTCTTTGAAAGAGTGGAGAAGTCTCTAGTAGCAATTTTTGATTTATCCTCGATGTTGGTAGTTTTCGTTTACAGCTTGTACGACATGGCGCTATTTGTTTGCGTCTGCGCCATCTGAACTGCCCTCTGGCGAATGGTAGACGATATATCCACAGTTAGCCTAATACATTTCAATAGGTGATCGCCAGGAAGTGTGTTTGTTCTCTACACTAGGCGCAGTAAAATTTTAATCTGTGCTGGTGATTTTCCAGCCTTCGGCGCTCCAAAATACCACATACTTCCGAACTGTTTGAAAAAAACTTGTAACATACCTGTATCAAATGCACTTATAATGTGCATAGCAAATAGCCATTGATTCTTGTcgaaaaaaattatctttgagTAAAAATGGTAATAAATCGTTAACTGAACTTGGGTGTAGTCGGGAAATTCACTGCGGAACTCTACATGGCCCGGTTGATATAACCAGTCGAACCAGGAAAACTACCCCGAGACAGTGAAAATGACGCTGCATTAGAAACTACCATTAGTTTTGCCTTCATTACTTTCTCGGCGGCTTCCTGTAAATCATTCACGACTTCCTGGAAAACGTTAAACTCGCATTTCTCCTCGTGAATCTGCTcaaaaatctttttaaaatttcagtgtttgtcgacattttctttaaatatgtTGTGCAGAAGGCTATGTAGACATAATACTCCGcctaagttacatgtaagtaatagTATCTCTATTTGTATTgatttctaataatactttatctACTTGCAGATTATGCACAATATTacacacctgaaacaattttacggatgaatactgattaaataTTGACAtgcgaggacaccagtggtgaggctaaacCTAAACAAGCCCTGTGTTTCGTACAGgttcaaaggtcaagcttgtctagttgtggcagtgatgttaagcGGGGGAAGAGAGCGGCACattcgctgtaaggagtatgatctGTGTTGAGTGAAACCAGGTTAACCTCTACAGAGCGTCATCTTCTTGATTAATTAACCTTACATTGTTTTCGATGATACTTTAGCTCTGCTGAACTTTACAACACTTAAACTGTAGACCTGGCCGTTGCTTAGACCTAACCTTGAAAGAGAAGGATTATATTTCGGTCTGAGTTACACGGCAGGGATGCAGagtaaaattaatatttatagaAGTATCAGAAAATAATGGAAAGTTATTATTTCGATCTGTATTTCGAATGACCATGCATGAAGTGGCCTCGTCAGCGTTGATCTACTATTTTCCAGTCCAATGACAAATGTCTACGTAAAGGAGCCATGCTTCCAGCCCTAACTTTGCAGTGGGCTAcacgtaaatatttatttatttatttgattggtgttttacgccgtactcaagaatatttcacttttacgacgacgGATAGCATCATGGTGAGAAAAAACGTACAGGGCCCGAGTCGAAACctgcataagctggacttgatctcacagcgaccgcattaatgGAATAGTCTTGGGTGCTCACTGGCACACTTATCACCTCTTCCACGGAGGCCCGTTACACGTGAATGGTCTCGCCATATAATCTAATGTTCAGATTTGTGGTTGGGGATAGGTATCAAGCAACCGAACCACTTAATGTATTACAGCCTAGCAGACCCCGAGCCCAAGGGCCGCCTAATCTCCGGAATCTCTAGTATATCAGTTAGCCGGAAATGCCCAGTGGGCCAGGGTACAGCGGCTAATCTTTCCTACAATTGTTTTTATCCTCAAACCAATATCAGTGAAAATCAGGGTGCGAGGAATTATTTCAGCCAATTTTCTTTTATGTTCATCTACATTCAAAAGAAATAACCTATCCTATGTAAGTTTTAAATGTAGTTTTATATGCAGTCACTGGGACCTATATGTGTATTTCAACTATGCAACTGTGGTCGTGTCAGGCAATTTATTGGCTTTATTATATTTGTTGAATTATTTGATTATATTCATATTCAGAATTGTCTCACTTATAAAAATAGCCGTCGATTTTATTGTCGAAATATCCTGAGTGCCTGAAGAAAACCACAGACCtcttggcaagttgctgacaaacttcccATATGTGACAAACAGATGTAGTTAGTGAAAGTTCTCTGGGCACTTTTAGACCCAGTAAGCAGTGGAGGCACGGTAATCTCGATTACCTATCAGAGTCGGGGATTAAACTAACACTACATGTGTTCTAACCATggcgtgagtgagtgagtgcttggggtttaacgtcgtactcaacaatttttcagtcatatgacgacgaaagaatccttagggtgtatgtgatttgcctccttgttgcaggacggatttcaaccgctcttttatctagtgctgcttcactgagatgactcaCCTAGTCATGGAAAAAGAGCCTCAAAGAAACTTAACCATTGACCATAGATCGTTAGTCCCTACGAAGCAGGGCAAGACCAAGGGACAATACTCTTGATATTTCTATCGTCATTGTAAAATGGAAATGTACCTACCGCCTCCTTTGAGGTTACATCTCTAATATACTTGTTCGCCATGCTTTTTACAACGGCGGCATCGAAAGCGAGTCTCTTGCATCACGTCACCCGATATGAGATGACTACTCTCGCCTTATGCGGACAACTGCACGTGATGGCGAACGCACTGAACTGTTGAGCAGTGCGCTACTTATAGGCGTTcgtgggtattattatcatgTCCGTCGTGCTTAAGCTGAACCGAAgcaattgaaatatatttacacactcaCCACTTGATTTTGCATATCAGAATTCAGAGGGGATGCAGCAATAATTATCGTGAGTTCTCGCGACTGGATGACCCAAAGCACAAGTTTATATACAAGACTTTTACCATACCCAGACGATTAGACTGAAATGACATCTCACAAAGAGCGGTGACCTGCTTTACCTTCGACTCAACAGAAACGCCACCTCATTTTTAtatggatgtttttgattattCAGATACAGGTGTGTGCTTGATTTTGTATAGTTGGTAGAGATTTAGACTCATGGAATCTGGAAATACTtgttaaatatctgatactcatCTATCAACCATTATCCCCGAATTTGGGGGgaaatcactgcgctgatggcAGTTAACGGTAACTGACGTACTTAAAAGGTATTATACTGTAAATAACACTAAGAAGACAACATGACCTGGATTGTGcgttacacgagcgcattgattttctttaCTATTTATGTAAAGATTTATGTACagcttcaacctcaaaaatatatatgccccAACTTTCGCGTGGTGCAATGCCATTCCAAGACACACAGCACTTTGCTCTACAACATATGAAAAAATCtacctagcatgaccaccattttttgatCTGTGGTTGCTCGACGTGGAAGTAACCTCCAGGGGGTAAGaaataacactggcaaaaagttttcagctctgttcaaaacagacaaaattctgacatattttaactaggtgcaaactaactccagaaatttatagtgcaaTAACATTGTAATATGTGTATATGGCAGTATTGCCCAATCGGTGCTcattcactcttcagttcgcAGGCAAATCTTGGACGGAATTGCCTggattgcgcatgtgtaacatCAGTCGCGTTGGTAAGAAGCTCCTGAGTGATTGTACTGCTCTAACAAGCTAACTCCTCGGCAGTTACACCATTGAAGTAATGAAGACCAGATAAAACATAATGCAAATACTTATGAAAACGTGTGTCCTCATgagtatttttatatgtatcttTGTGGCTTAAAAGTACAATTATGTGAAGCTATATTCAGCTTGACTTCATCTACTCACCATCAAGAATGTGAGCAGTGCTATCTGATCATTTCCACTTCTACCATACTATGGCGACAATAATGTTAAACCCATTCTAGGCATACAAGTGTTATTATTGCATTCAGGGAGGTTAACACTTATGTATGCATTTTGACAGCACTGTTTATCCGACTGTTGAGAGCGACTTGGACGTCTCAAATTTGCACCTGAGCAGAAGTATATGTGGTGTTATCCACCCTAGGTGTCAGCCATCATGGCGGCGCCTCGTTTTGAAACTGAGGTTGTGATGCGCATTGTCACTTTGGATGTATTAAAATTTGCAATCAAGGTGcaactgaataaatatttaagttGATTAATGAGAAACTACCATGTTTAATACAGGATTTTAGGATACTGATCTAATTCGTTGGACAAAAACATTCCTTCTGTCTTTCAGTCGTCAATGAAAACTGTGAACCGCTTCTTTTGGCATGAATCCGTCacaatttcttactttatatacattcttgGTTTTTGGTTGTTTGCGTTGAACGTAGCTTTAGAAACTGATCTTGCCATTATTGGCCCGGAGTGTGGTTGACATTATGGTTGACAGCTGCTGTGCGAAAGTTTGTATGAACGCCTCGGTACGTAATTTTCATGCAGTTATTACATGAAACTTCCTACCTGTAGGTCAAGATTGTAGATTCATAGATTATATATATCTAGCTACCCTCTTATATACATAGTTCCTCTGCTTAGAACCTCAAAGAACATTTAACTTTCTTAATGGAATACCATTATTTTGATTCCTATGTAAATGTTGACTAATTCCGATGAACAACATCTGAAATTGAAACCAAATGCTGAAGTATATTGTCCTGGGACGGAGAACGAAGAGCCATCTAGGGGAATTAAATATTTGATATGGCACTGCTTCTATAAAGCTGATCTCCGTTACTGATGAGCTGGCTTTGTGGTTTAGCGAATGGCAAATCACAGGAGACAAGCAGAAACCacgtgtatgtaatgtgtactGTCGGCGGACAAGTTAGCCAAGGATTGTTGGTGTATAGAACGACGAGCTACCTAGAAAAATCACGGCATCATAATGCCCTCATATTTCATGACTTTTGTCTGATGAGAACAATGCCATCTACTTCCTAGCGATGAAGATATGCAGTCATAAAGCGTCTAATTTACACTAGGTATCTTGGCCCCGTGATTGTGGCCCTTTGCACTTTTGCGGACGATGGATGGTCGTGACTCTATCCCATCATTCTCTACCTCTTCAGTCTCAGTGATCAATTAGTGCTGTATGACACATCTTCCCAGTTTCTAATCAATCACAAGGTTAATATAATTGCTTTCTGATATCGCCGAGATTGCTCAATGAGCGGGGATATTTGTGGAGGCTGGAACCAAACGCGTGTCGTCAGCGCGTGACCTTGGCAATTTCTTTACAGTCTCCATTCACTGTTTACCTGATAAGTAATAGTTTTCCCATCACAGCACAATGCATATCGTAATTTGTCAATTTCCTAATAGAACGCTGGCAGTCTTGTGTCGCTCACCCTGGATCACCCTCTCCAGAACTTCCCGCAATTAGAAACTGTCATTTGATCACGGGAGCTCAACGCAAAAACAAGCCCATAAAGCagggtttttttgtttacagatcTCGTACAAGATATCTTTCATTCCTGTCTCTTTCTGATTACATAAGTTGATGATTTTGCATGTTGTATTTCCACACCGTGTCCAgttgtaaaatttgtttatcCTTGTGTATTGTTTGTTGAACATTGCATCGGTTGCACATCACTGACTTAAACCACAAGCGTGATTACCCGTGTAAAACCTTGAAGTGTATCATACGTAAGACTCTGGCAACTTGGTCCTTCTCatcgtggggggggggggtgagggtggCAGTAGACCATTTAATGGCCTGTAAGGGATTAGTACACTGACTGGGtttaatgtctggtgtcttcgctGTGGTATTGCAGCAGTATAAatctgtgtatacatgcatgaaagtGACGCAAATTGCTGATCAAACGATCAAAAttggaaa
Encoded proteins:
- the LOC135463417 gene encoding cyclic GMP-AMP synthase-like receptor; protein product: MSKDCEILNRFLEEIHEEKCVFKVSKEVVNDLKEAVEELVRKLVHKVSFATAYPLFSGSKILSRGSFYEGTKVEEPNEFDFLVELDVLSQPGRVEFRSECPDCPGYTHVLFTDPELKRMNAELESSPKDNFLRPYTISSYYGRCLEEAYKKLFTGSWNWVQNVRIDKGCGFLRLHEHISSNWGPNTLLQLVWTTKTLPDDDILKCITLTMDITPAIVYRPPECNPEGEGADKHCHVVPGRNDYCKHGSSVDCCCWRISHSSKETEKMKSLSDVHEKIYKIFKVVCRRKYGRLRSLTSYMLKTAVLHHTDKCDSKNSIGACTMKILEELLTFAQQEHLPDYFIPEKNVWAENHENKVTTPFPILQKLILEFKSIAGCAVEDYDCKRLFSYFKMLMEEFDEIEGTQFVQYVT